One genomic window of Sphingomonas ginsengisoli An et al. 2013 includes the following:
- a CDS encoding LuxR C-terminal-related transcriptional regulator: MLDDRAELRLLDCVGLSPIPYVVSNPRLPDNPLVVANEAFCALTGYAEAEVVGRNCRFLAGAGTEPWLSDRIRDGVRSRRPVLVDILNYRKDGSPFRNAVLVTPLFGEDGALEWFLGSQVELPDGHSAAVFTGRREKAVLAVKGLPNRQRQVLELIAKGLLNKQIAWELGISEKTVKMHRALLMERLGVPTSADLIRLAVEAGL; this comes from the coding sequence GTGCTTGACGATCGTGCCGAACTGCGGCTGCTCGACTGCGTCGGGCTGAGCCCCATTCCCTACGTCGTGAGCAATCCGCGGCTGCCCGACAATCCACTGGTGGTCGCCAACGAAGCCTTCTGCGCGCTGACCGGCTATGCTGAAGCTGAAGTGGTCGGTCGCAACTGCCGCTTTCTCGCGGGCGCTGGAACCGAGCCGTGGCTCTCCGACCGGATCCGCGACGGGGTCCGGTCGCGCCGCCCGGTGCTGGTCGACATCCTCAACTATCGCAAGGACGGCTCGCCCTTCCGCAATGCCGTGCTGGTCACTCCGCTGTTCGGCGAGGACGGCGCGCTTGAATGGTTTCTCGGCAGTCAGGTCGAACTTCCCGACGGCCATTCGGCGGCGGTCTTCACCGGTCGGCGCGAGAAGGCCGTCCTGGCGGTCAAGGGCCTGCCCAACCGGCAGCGCCAAGTGCTCGAGCTGATCGCCAAGGGTCTGCTCAACAAGCAGATTGCGTGGGAACTCGGGATAAGCGAGAAAACGGTCAAGATGCACCGCGCGCTGTTGATGGAGCGGCTCGGCGTGCCGACCTCGGCCGACCTCATCCGCCTCGCGGTGGAGGCCGGGCTCTAG